The Acanthopagrus latus isolate v.2019 chromosome 13, fAcaLat1.1, whole genome shotgun sequence genome contains a region encoding:
- the LOC119031676 gene encoding uncharacterized protein LOC119031676 — MQRLPPSGGRGKLLNNDQELAIVEMVVANNAIKLHELQTRIVEDNDMFENVDSISLTTIARTLSKHRVRMKQLYTVPFERNSERVKELRQQYIQRVMELEANQAPHEFIYLDEVGFNLAKRRRRGRNVIGQRATADVPGQRGANITMCAAISNAGLLLHRCQVGPYNTERLLAFLDDLHHHLIPQQNQEGENMRTFVIIWDNVAFHHSQAITAWFEAHPRLVRLFLPPYSPFLNPIEEFFSAWRWKVYDHQPHDQMSLLEAMDAGCREITADNCQGWIRHTKRFYPRCIALDNIRCDVDENMWPNPEDRRD; from the exons ATGCaacgtcttcctccctctggggGAAGAGGAAAGCTCCTCAATAATGATCAAGAGCTTGCCATTGTGGAAATGGTAGTTgcaaataatgcaataaaactccATGAACTGCAAACTCGGATTGTAGAAgacaatgacatgtttgaaaatgttgacagtatCAGCCTCACAACAATTGCACGGACATTATCCAAACACAGAGTGCGGATGAAGCAGCTCTACACTGTTCCCTTTGAGAGGAATAGTGAAAGAGTCAAAGAGCTACGGCAACAATACATCCAG AGAGTTATGGAATTGGAGGCCAACCAGGCACCTCATGAGTTCATCTACCTTGATGAGGTGGGATTCAATCTGGCCAAAAGGCGTCGTCGTGGACGAAATGTTATTGGACAAAGGGCCACAGCTGATGtgccaggacagagaggggcaAACATAACAATGTGTGCGGCGATTTCAAACGCAGGATTGCTGCTTCACAGATGTCAGGTTGGACCCTACAATACAGAGCGCCTCCTTGCCTTTCTTGATGATCTCCACCATCACCTCATCCCACAGCAGAATcaagaaggtgaaaacatgaggaCCTTTGTGATCATCTGGGACAATGTGGCATTCCATCATTCCCAAGCAATTACAGCATGGTTTGAAGCCCACCCAAGACTAGTGCGTCTGTTCCTTCCACCCTATTCACCTTTCCTCAACCCCATAGAGGAGTTCTTTTCTGCTTGGAGGTGGAAGGTTTATGACCATCAGCCACATGACCAGATGTCCCTCCTTGAAGCCATGGATGCTGGCTGCAGGGAAATCACAGCTGATAACTGCCAAGGGTGGATCCGTCATACTAAACGCTTTTATCCCAGGTGCATTGCCTTGGATAATATCAGATgcgatgttgatgaaaacatgtggcCTAACCCTGAAGACCGCAGAGATTAG